Proteins encoded within one genomic window of Cucumis sativus cultivar 9930 chromosome 3, Cucumber_9930_V3, whole genome shotgun sequence:
- the LOC101204077 gene encoding polygalacturonase At1g48100, with translation MYNFGRLISSFAFSMTFIIFFFCLLFPVHGRWHNHAKKHKQHSHHHDHFTISQPPSPSPSSEPAGSPPEDNGGPSSSSINSTSIFDVRHFGAIGDGTADDTAAFKMAWDTACQRNDDDNNDDYGVILVPYGFSFMIQSTIFTGPCKNGVVFQVDGTLMAPDGPDAWPKGYSAHQWLVFYRVYNMSLQGNGLIDGRGQKWWDLPCKPHKGKTMTGPCDSPIAIRFFMSSELRVEGVRIKDSPQFHFRFDNCKDVYIDSLHITSPALSPNTDGIHIENTNGVQIFNSIVANGDDCVSIGSGSFNVEIRNITCGPGHGISIGSLGNHNSRACVSNITVRDSIIKVSDNGVRIKTWQGGFGTVRGVSFNNINMDNVRNPIIIDQFYCLNKGCLNQTSAVVVSDISYIDIKGTYDIRSPPMHFGCSDSMPCMNLTLANIELFPSRGDILLDPFCWNAYGNLQTLTIPPISCLLETSSRSFLESEKDYC, from the exons ATGTATAACTTTGGTCGTTTGATCTCTTCCTTTGCCTTTTCTATGACATTcataatcttcttcttttgccTTTTGTTTCCTGTTCATGGCCGTTGGCATAACCATGcaaagaaacacaaacaaCATTCTCACCATCATGACCATTTCACCATTTCCCAACCTCCTTCTCCTTCCCCTTCGTCAGAACCAGCCGGGAGTCCTCCGGAAGACAATGGAGGGCCGTCATCGTCGTCCATCAACTCCACTAGCATTTTTGATGTACGTCATTTTGGCGCCATTGGAGATGGCACTGCGGACGACACGGCCGCGTTCAAGATGGCATGGGACACAGCATGTCAAAGGAATGACGATGACAACAACGACGACTATGGAGTTATTCTCGTTCCCTATGGCTTCTCCTTTATGATTCAGTCGACTATTTTCACAGGACCGTGCAAAAATGGCGTTGTGTTTCAAGTTGATGGCACTCTTATGGCACCTGACGGGCCTGACGCTTGGCCGAAGGGTTATAGTGCTCACCAATGGTTGGTTTTTTATCGAGTTTATAACATGTCACTTCAAGGAAATGGCCTTATTGATGGTCGAGGCCAAAAATGGTGGGATCTTCCTTGCAAACCTCACAAG GGGAAAACAATGACAGGACCTTGTGACAGCCCAATT GCTATAAGATTTTTCATGAGCTCAGAGTTGAGAGTTGAAGGAGTTAGAATCAAAGACAGTCCTCAATTCCATTTTAGGTTTGACAACTGTAAAGATGTTTATATTGATTCTCTTCACATAACATCTCCTGCTTTGAGCCCAAACACTGATGGAATCCACATTGAGAATACAAATGGTGTTCagattttcaattcaatagtTGCCAATG GTGATGATTGTGTTTCAATTGGATCGGGTTCATTTAACGTAGAAATAAGAAACATTACATGTGGACCAGGTCATGGAATTAG CATTGGTAGTCTAGGGAATCACAACTCACGAGCGTGCGTATCGAACATAACAGTTCGGGACTCAATAATTAAGGTCTCAGACAATGGTGTTCGAATCAAGACATGGCAAGGTGGATTTGGTACAGTAAGAGGAGTAAGTTTCAACAATATTAACATGGATAACGTTAGAAATCCTATAATAATTGACCAATTCTATTGCCTCAACAAAGGATGTCTCAATCAAACTTCAGCTGTGGTTGTATCAGATATAAGCTATATTGACATCAAAGGAACTTATGATATTAGAAGCCCACCAATGCATTTTGGTTGTAGTGATTCTATGCCTTGTATGAACCTAACACTTGCCAATATTGAGCTTTTTCCTTCTAGAGGTGACATCTTGTTGGACCCCTTTTGTTGGAATGCTTATGGGAATTTGCAAACCCTAACAATACCACCAATTTCTTGCTTGCTCGAAACCTCCTCAAGGTCTTTCTTGGAAAGTGAAAAGGATTATTGTTAA